Proteins from a single region of Flavobacterium sp. K5-23:
- a CDS encoding gamma-glutamylcyclotransferase family protein — MEKLFAYGNLREKDIQETVFGRILEGVPDSLVGYAVKEIKIEEEYGIDTYPIITPTQKPEDSINGILYELTLRELQLADTYEGKHYKRIQVQLKSNEVAWAFTAAT; from the coding sequence ATGGAAAAATTATTTGCTTACGGGAACTTAAGGGAGAAAGACATCCAAGAAACCGTATTTGGTAGAATACTGGAAGGAGTTCCAGATTCATTAGTGGGATATGCTGTAAAAGAGATCAAAATTGAAGAAGAATACGGGATTGACACCTATCCTATAATTACGCCAACCCAGAAACCGGAAGATTCCATTAATGGGATACTCTATGAATTAACTTTACGAGAACTGCAACTTGCTGATACTTATGAAGGAAAACATTACAAGCGAATTCAAGTTCAATTAAAATCTAATGAAGTGGCTTGGGCATTTACAGCCGCTACATAA
- a CDS encoding YceI family protein has translation MKKLKTIVLALLVLFAFENVEAQTSVIDASKSKITWLGKKLTGQHEGTINLKDGYLVFKDKAVAGGSFTVDMTSISNTDQNGKGKTNLEGHLKSDDFFGVNNFPSSTLVFKTIANKGNNSYTIIADLTIKGITKPIKFDLAVKGNTASTNLVIDRTKYDIRYGSGSFFEDLGNKTIYDNFDLAVELAF, from the coding sequence ATGAAAAAATTAAAAACAATTGTGCTTGCGCTACTGGTTCTTTTTGCTTTTGAAAATGTAGAAGCACAAACTTCGGTTATTGACGCTTCAAAAAGCAAAATCACATGGCTTGGAAAAAAATTAACAGGACAACATGAAGGAACGATCAATTTAAAAGATGGTTATCTAGTATTCAAAGACAAAGCTGTTGCTGGCGGAAGTTTCACCGTTGATATGACTTCAATATCTAACACGGATCAAAACGGAAAAGGAAAAACGAATCTTGAAGGTCATTTAAAATCCGATGACTTTTTTGGCGTTAATAATTTCCCTTCTTCTACATTAGTTTTTAAAACTATCGCAAACAAAGGAAATAACAGCTACACAATTATTGCAGATTTAACCATAAAAGGAATCACAAAACCTATCAAATTTGATCTTGCCGTGAAAGGAAACACTGCTTCTACTAACTTAGTTATCGATCGAACTAAATACGACATCAGGTATGGATCCGGAAGCTTTTTTGAAGATTTAGGAAACAAAACCATATACGACAACTTCGATTTGGCTGTTGAATTAGCTTTCTAA
- the trpA gene encoding tryptophan synthase subunit alpha — MNRINKKLQEGKKILSIYFSAGYPSLNDTVQIIQDLEKNGVDMIEIGLPFSDPLADGPTIQASSTQALHNGMTTQLLFDQLATIRETVSIPLVIMGYFNPILQYGVENFCKKCQEIGVDGLIIPDLPVDVYADQYKATFEKYGLINVFLITPQTSNERIHFIDSVSNGFIYMVSSASVTGSQSGFGSTQEDYFKRIADMNLKNPQVIGFGINNAETFKQATQFAKGAIIGSAFITYLTENGTGKIAEFVKVIR, encoded by the coding sequence ATGAACAGAATAAATAAAAAATTACAAGAAGGCAAGAAGATACTTTCCATCTATTTCTCAGCAGGATATCCTAGTCTAAACGATACGGTACAAATCATTCAAGATTTAGAAAAAAACGGGGTCGATATGATCGAAATCGGTTTACCATTCAGCGACCCACTGGCTGATGGACCAACGATTCAAGCGAGCTCAACCCAAGCATTGCATAACGGAATGACAACTCAATTACTGTTTGACCAACTGGCAACTATTCGGGAAACGGTATCGATTCCTTTAGTAATTATGGGGTATTTCAACCCAATATTGCAATACGGAGTGGAAAATTTTTGCAAGAAATGTCAAGAAATAGGTGTCGATGGATTAATCATCCCTGACCTTCCAGTTGATGTATATGCAGACCAATACAAAGCAACTTTCGAAAAATACGGCTTAATCAATGTATTCTTGATCACGCCACAAACTTCTAACGAGCGCATTCATTTTATCGACAGCGTTTCTAATGGGTTTATCTATATGGTAAGTTCAGCAAGTGTTACAGGTTCGCAATCTGGTTTTGGAAGCACACAGGAAGATTATTTCAAACGCATTGCCGATATGAATTTGAAAAACCCACAAGTCATTGGCTTCGGAATCAATAATGCCGAAACCTTCAAGCAAGCGACTCAATTTGCCAAAGGCGCTATTATAGGCAGTGCATTCATCACGTATTTAACCGAAAACGGTACTGGAAAAATTGCCGAATTTGTGAAAGTGATTCGATAA
- the trpB gene encoding tryptophan synthase subunit beta, translating to MSFHVNEKGYYGEFGGAYIPEMLYPNVEELRQNYLKITADPEFQAEFDLLLKDYVGRPTPLYFAERLSEKYGAKIYLKREDLCHTGAHKVNNTIGQILLAKRLGKKRIIAETGAGQHGVATATVCALMGLECIVYMGEIDIKRQAPNVARMKMLGAEVRPALSGSKTLKDATNEAIRDWINNPVDTYYIIGSVVGPHPYPDMVARFQSVISKEIKEQLLEKEGRENPDYVIACVGGGSNAAGAYYHFLDERDVKIIAVEAAGLGVDSGESAATSALGKVGIIHGSKTLLMQTPDGQITEPYSISAGLDYPGVGPMHAHLFALGRAQFISITDEQAMNWGLQLSKMEGIIPAIESAHAFAVLDEMKFKKDDIVVINLSGRGDKDLNTYIDYFKL from the coding sequence ATGAGTTTTCACGTTAACGAAAAAGGCTATTACGGAGAATTTGGAGGCGCCTACATTCCTGAAATGTTATATCCAAATGTTGAAGAACTACGCCAAAACTATTTAAAAATCACTGCAGATCCTGAATTTCAGGCTGAATTTGATTTGTTATTAAAAGATTATGTAGGTCGCCCTACTCCACTATATTTTGCGGAACGTTTATCTGAAAAATACGGCGCTAAAATCTACCTAAAAAGGGAAGATTTATGTCATACAGGAGCGCACAAAGTCAATAATACTATTGGACAAATATTATTAGCCAAACGTTTAGGTAAAAAACGAATCATTGCGGAAACTGGTGCAGGTCAACACGGAGTGGCTACAGCAACGGTTTGTGCCTTGATGGGGCTGGAATGTATCGTGTATATGGGCGAAATTGACATCAAACGTCAGGCTCCAAACGTAGCGCGTATGAAAATGCTAGGTGCCGAAGTTCGTCCCGCACTTTCAGGTTCAAAAACCTTAAAAGATGCCACTAACGAAGCCATTCGCGACTGGATTAACAATCCCGTAGATACCTATTACATCATTGGATCAGTGGTAGGACCGCATCCCTATCCGGATATGGTGGCGCGTTTTCAAAGTGTCATTTCTAAGGAAATAAAAGAGCAGTTACTGGAAAAAGAAGGCCGTGAAAATCCTGATTATGTGATTGCTTGCGTAGGTGGTGGTAGTAATGCTGCCGGTGCTTATTATCACTTTTTGGACGAAAGAGACGTGAAAATAATTGCTGTCGAAGCTGCTGGTTTAGGCGTTGATTCGGGCGAGAGTGCTGCTACATCTGCACTTGGGAAAGTGGGTATCATTCACGGAAGTAAAACTCTGCTGATGCAAACCCCTGATGGGCAAATCACCGAGCCGTATTCGATTTCGGCAGGTTTAGATTATCCCGGTGTTGGGCCTATGCACGCGCATTTATTTGCTTTGGGCAGGGCACAATTCATTTCAATCACTGATGAACAAGCAATGAATTGGGGATTGCAATTGTCAAAAATGGAAGGAATTATTCCCGCCATCGAGAGCGCGCATGCCTTTGCTGTTCTGGACGAAATGAAATTTAAAAAAGACGATATTGTAGTTATCAATCTTTCGGGACGAGGCGACAAGGATTTAAATACGTATATCGATTATTTCAAATTATAG
- a CDS encoding N-acetyltransferase, with the protein MIHYNFRKAEMSETTPIWQILQQAIIRRKKDGSNQWQDGYPNPDVVQKDIEKGQGFVLVEGETIIGYSAVIMNYEPAYDNIEGKWLTIDDFVVIHRVALSEQYLGKGLAKMIIGYIEDFALQNNIYSVKADTNFDNIAMMKVFENLGYTLCGEVFFRGSPRKAYEKVLTKLD; encoded by the coding sequence ATGATTCATTATAACTTTAGAAAAGCGGAGATGTCTGAAACAACTCCAATATGGCAAATACTGCAGCAGGCTATCATTCGAAGAAAAAAAGACGGAAGTAATCAATGGCAAGACGGATATCCTAATCCAGATGTGGTACAAAAAGACATTGAAAAAGGTCAGGGTTTTGTTTTGGTCGAAGGAGAAACAATCATTGGGTACAGTGCGGTGATAATGAATTACGAACCTGCATATGATAACATTGAAGGAAAATGGTTAACTATCGATGATTTTGTAGTAATTCATAGAGTTGCCCTTTCTGAACAATATTTAGGTAAAGGTTTAGCCAAAATGATTATTGGATATATAGAAGATTTTGCACTTCAAAACAACATATATAGCGTAAAGGCAGACACTAATTTTGACAATATTGCTATGATGAAAGTTTTTGAAAACTTGGGTTATACTTTATGTGGAGAAGTGTTTTTTAGAGGAAGCCCAAGAAAAGCTTACGAAAAAGTACTGACTAAACTGGACTAA
- a CDS encoding anthranilate synthase component I family protein, whose product MKSYTLNTKHKQILADTITPVSVYLKIRDKFPNSLLLESSDYHGSDNSFSYICCNPIASIKIENETIYKSYPDGTSEKQLIDSTTNVPEIIQEFSHQFKSEKNNFKFINNGLFGYISYDAVRYFEKLNIAKKDNSISIPDVYYAVYQNIIAINHFKNEAYLFCHSVDGKNNISEIEQLLQSRNIASYKFTKEGEGFSNLTDEEFKHNVALAKKHCFRGDVFQLVLSRRFTQGFKGDEFNVYRALRSINPSPYLFFFDYGDFKIFGSSPEAQIIVKDRKAEIHPIAGTFKRTGDDEKDAILAKQLSEDKKENSEHVMLVDLARNDLSRNGHNVNVERYREVQFFSHVIHLVSKVTGNLHESATTMQVVADTFPAGTLSGAPKHRAMQLIEEYEKTNRNFYGGAIGFMDFEGNFNHAIMIRTFLSKNHQLHSQAGAGIVASSDEESEMQEVYNKLRALNTALDLAETI is encoded by the coding sequence TTGAAATCATATACACTAAATACGAAACACAAACAAATACTCGCTGACACGATTACTCCAGTGAGCGTTTATTTAAAAATACGTGATAAATTCCCAAATAGCCTGTTGCTGGAAAGTAGCGATTATCACGGGAGTGACAATAGTTTTTCTTATATATGTTGCAATCCTATTGCATCGATAAAAATAGAAAACGAAACTATTTATAAAAGCTATCCAGACGGAACTTCAGAAAAACAATTGATCGATTCAACTACTAATGTTCCTGAAATTATTCAGGAGTTCTCGCATCAATTTAAATCAGAAAAAAATAATTTTAAGTTCATCAATAATGGCTTATTTGGCTATATTTCCTATGATGCAGTTCGCTATTTTGAAAAGCTAAACATTGCCAAGAAAGACAATAGTATTTCTATCCCCGATGTATATTATGCCGTGTATCAAAATATCATAGCTATCAATCATTTTAAAAATGAAGCTTATCTTTTCTGTCATAGCGTTGATGGTAAAAACAATATTTCGGAAATTGAACAATTGTTACAATCGCGCAATATTGCTTCTTATAAATTCACTAAAGAAGGAGAAGGTTTTTCGAATTTAACAGACGAAGAATTCAAACATAATGTGGCTTTAGCCAAAAAACATTGTTTCCGTGGTGATGTATTTCAACTCGTATTATCCAGAAGATTTACCCAAGGATTTAAAGGAGATGAATTTAATGTTTACAGAGCATTGAGAAGCATCAACCCATCGCCATATCTCTTCTTTTTTGATTACGGTGATTTTAAAATATTTGGGTCTTCACCCGAAGCACAAATTATTGTCAAAGACCGAAAAGCCGAAATTCATCCTATAGCCGGAACATTCAAACGAACAGGTGATGATGAAAAAGATGCTATACTTGCTAAACAACTCTCCGAAGATAAAAAAGAAAACAGCGAACATGTAATGCTGGTGGATTTGGCTCGAAATGATTTAAGTCGTAACGGTCACAATGTGAATGTGGAGAGATACAGAGAAGTACAGTTTTTCTCCCATGTTATCCATTTGGTTTCCAAAGTGACTGGAAATTTACACGAAAGCGCCACTACAATGCAAGTCGTTGCCGATACTTTCCCAGCAGGAACATTAAGCGGAGCACCAAAACATCGAGCGATGCAGCTGATTGAGGAATACGAAAAGACAAACCGTAATTTTTATGGTGGAGCTATAGGATTTATGGATTTTGAAGGTAACTTTAATCATGCTATAATGATTCGGACATTCCTGAGTAAAAACCACCAATTGCATTCGCAAGCAGGTGCCGGAATTGTGGCCAGCTCAGACGAAGAAAGCGAAATGCAAGAAGTGTACAATAAATTAAGGGCTTTGAATACGGCGCTAGATTTGGCAGAAACAATATAA
- the trpD gene encoding anthranilate phosphoribosyltransferase, giving the protein MKNILNRLINHEMLSKEEAKNVLVNISNGSYNPSQISAFLTVYMMRSISIEELAGFREALLELCIRIDLSDYNTIDLCGTGGDGKDTFNISTLASFIAAGAGIKVAKHGNYGVSSISGSSNVMEKLGIKFSNDSDFLEKSIDKAGICVLHAPLFHPAMKNVAPIRKELAVKTFFNMLGPMVNPSFPKNQLVGVFNLELARMYAYLYQNTDVNFTILHSLDGYDEISLTSPTKIITSSMEGILSHETFEVPLLTQSEIEGGTTIDESAQLFTDIISGKGTTAQNNVVCANAGMAIATVTKCSPLEGFEQAKESLLSGKGLKALKTLQELSK; this is encoded by the coding sequence ATGAAAAACATATTAAATAGACTAATCAATCACGAGATGCTTTCGAAAGAAGAGGCAAAAAACGTATTAGTTAATATCTCCAACGGAAGTTATAATCCAAGTCAAATTTCGGCATTTCTTACCGTATATATGATGCGAAGCATCAGTATTGAAGAACTTGCCGGTTTTAGAGAAGCGTTATTGGAATTGTGTATTCGAATCGATTTATCAGATTACAACACAATCGATTTATGCGGAACTGGTGGCGATGGAAAAGACACTTTCAACATATCGACTCTAGCTTCCTTCATTGCAGCGGGAGCCGGAATAAAAGTGGCTAAACACGGTAATTACGGTGTTTCTTCTATCTCTGGTTCAAGTAATGTGATGGAGAAATTAGGAATCAAATTTAGCAATGACTCTGATTTTCTTGAAAAGTCAATTGATAAAGCTGGGATCTGCGTTTTACACGCACCTCTTTTTCACCCTGCTATGAAAAATGTAGCCCCAATTAGAAAAGAATTAGCAGTAAAAACGTTTTTTAATATGCTGGGGCCAATGGTCAATCCATCTTTCCCAAAAAATCAATTGGTGGGAGTGTTCAATCTGGAACTGGCCAGAATGTATGCTTATTTGTATCAAAATACCGATGTGAATTTCACCATCCTTCATTCGCTTGACGGTTATGACGAAATTTCTTTGACAAGTCCCACAAAGATCATTACCAGCAGTATGGAAGGAATTTTATCCCACGAGACTTTTGAAGTACCTCTTTTAACGCAAAGCGAAATCGAAGGCGGAACAACAATTGATGAATCGGCGCAATTATTCACGGACATCATTTCTGGAAAAGGTACAACAGCCCAAAACAATGTGGTTTGTGCCAATGCAGGAATGGCAATTGCAACGGTTACTAAATGTTCTCCACTTGAAGGATTTGAACAAGCTAAAGAAAGTTTGCTTTCTGGTAAAGGATTGAAAGCGTTGAAAACGTTGCAAGAATTAAGTAAGTAA
- a CDS encoding phosphoribosylanthranilate isomerase, translated as MKLKICGMKFPENIIEVGTLLPDYMGFIFWEKSARYFDGVIPELPKSIKKTGVFVNESVAIIVEKVIKHDLQAVQLHGKESVLFCTALKKALPENIEIIKVFSILDTFNFEELIPFESVCDFFLFDTKGRLPGGNGTTFDWKVLENYTSSKPFFLSGGIGIDEMDAVNEILKINLPVYAIDINSKFEIEPGLKNTELLYSFTNNLKL; from the coding sequence ATGAAACTCAAAATATGCGGAATGAAATTTCCCGAAAACATTATCGAAGTAGGCACGCTCCTACCCGATTATATGGGCTTTATTTTCTGGGAAAAATCAGCTCGGTATTTTGATGGTGTGATTCCTGAATTGCCAAAATCAATTAAAAAGACAGGCGTTTTTGTCAATGAATCGGTAGCTATTATTGTCGAAAAAGTGATAAAACACGATTTACAAGCAGTACAACTTCACGGCAAAGAATCAGTTCTGTTTTGTACAGCGTTAAAAAAAGCATTACCAGAAAATATCGAAATCATCAAAGTATTCTCAATTTTGGATACCTTTAATTTTGAAGAGCTTATTCCTTTTGAATCGGTTTGTGATTTCTTCCTTTTTGACACCAAAGGAAGGTTGCCAGGAGGAAACGGAACCACATTTGACTGGAAAGTATTAGAAAATTATACTTCCTCAAAACCCTTTTTTCTAAGTGGCGGAATAGGAATAGATGAAATGGATGCTGTGAACGAAATATTAAAAATAAATTTACCCGTTTATGCAATTGATATAAATAGTAAATTTGAAATAGAACCAGGATTAAAAAATACAGAATTATTATATAGTTTCACCAACAACTTGAAACTTTAA
- the trpC gene encoding indole-3-glycerol phosphate synthase TrpC: MNILDKIIVDKKREVILKKSIIPVSQLEASIFFGKETISLSQNLRNSNSGIIAEHKRRSPSKSIINQDFTVEEVVKGYESAGACGISVLTDGKYFGGSLDDLLLARASVKIPLLRKEFIVDEYQILEAKAYGADLILLIAAVLTREEIKSLSQFAKSLGLDVLLEVHNQEELDKSIMPTLDMIGVNNRNLKTFEVSLDFSKQLASQIPDEFVKVSESGISSIEAITELKPYGYKGFLIGENFMKTDNAGKAAKEFIKQLAH; encoded by the coding sequence ATGAATATACTTGATAAAATAATAGTAGATAAAAAACGAGAAGTCATTCTCAAGAAATCCATCATACCGGTTTCGCAATTGGAAGCATCCATTTTCTTTGGAAAAGAAACTATTTCTTTGAGTCAAAATTTAAGAAACAGCAATTCTGGAATCATTGCCGAGCACAAACGTCGATCTCCGTCTAAATCGATAATCAATCAAGATTTCACTGTAGAGGAAGTCGTTAAAGGATATGAATCAGCAGGCGCTTGCGGAATATCGGTTTTGACGGACGGGAAATATTTTGGTGGTTCATTAGACGATTTACTTTTGGCAAGAGCCTCAGTAAAAATTCCGCTATTGCGAAAAGAATTTATCGTAGACGAGTATCAAATCCTGGAAGCCAAAGCGTATGGAGCCGATTTAATATTGCTTATCGCTGCAGTTTTAACACGTGAAGAGATTAAATCATTATCCCAATTTGCTAAAAGCTTAGGTCTTGATGTTTTATTGGAAGTGCACAATCAAGAAGAATTGGATAAATCAATTATGCCAACGTTAGATATGATAGGCGTAAATAACCGAAATCTAAAAACATTCGAAGTAAGTCTGGATTTCAGCAAGCAATTAGCGTCACAAATACCGGATGAATTCGTGAAAGTTTCTGAAAGTGGCATTAGTTCCATTGAAGCGATAACCGAATTAAAACCCTATGGATACAAAGGATTTTTAATAGGTGAAAACTTTATGAAAACCGACAATGCAGGAAAAGCAGCAAAAGAATTTATTAAACAACTAGCCCATTAG
- a CDS encoding aminodeoxychorismate/anthranilate synthase component II → MKKILVIDNYDSFTYNLVHYLEDLNCEVTVYRNDEFDIDEIARFDKILLSPGPGIPDEAGLLKEVIRKYASTKSIFGVCLGQQAIGEVFGGTLSNLDKVYHGVATMVKTVVDDELLFEGLGNEFEVGRYHSWVVDANLPDVLEATSFDENGQVMSLRHKVYDVRGVQFHPESVLTPNGKKILENWVKA, encoded by the coding sequence ATGAAAAAAATACTAGTCATAGACAATTACGATAGCTTCACTTACAACCTAGTGCATTACTTAGAGGATTTAAACTGTGAAGTAACCGTATACCGAAACGATGAATTTGATATTGATGAAATAGCCCGTTTTGATAAAATATTATTATCTCCAGGACCTGGAATTCCTGATGAAGCTGGGTTATTGAAAGAAGTGATTCGGAAATATGCTTCTACCAAAAGCATTTTTGGCGTTTGTCTTGGACAACAAGCCATAGGAGAAGTATTTGGCGGCACACTTTCTAATCTGGATAAAGTATATCACGGTGTAGCCACAATGGTAAAAACGGTGGTTGATGATGAATTGTTGTTTGAAGGATTAGGAAACGAATTTGAAGTGGGAAGATACCATTCTTGGGTGGTTGATGCTAATTTACCTGATGTCCTGGAAGCAACTTCCTTCGACGAAAATGGTCAGGTAATGTCCTTGCGTCATAAAGTTTATGATGTACGTGGAGTACAATTTCATCCTGAAAGCGTCTTGACACCAAACGGCAAGAAAATATTAGAGAATTGGGTGAAAGCATAG